gaataaaattagaaatgaaaatggagagatcacaacagacaacacagaaatatgaaagatcataagagactactatcagcaattatatgccaataaaatagacaacgtggaagaaatggacaaattcttggaaaagtacaactttccaaaactgaaccaggaagaaatagaaaatcttaacagacccatcacaagcacggaaattgaaactgtaatcagaaatcttccagtaaagaaaagcccaggtccagacggcttcacagctgaattctaccaaaaatttcgagaagagctaacacctatcctcctcaaactcttccagaaaattgcagaggaaggtaaacttccaaactcattctatgaggccaccatcaccctaataccaaagcctgacaaaggtgccacaaaaaaagaaaactacaggccaatatcactgatgaacatagatgcaaaaatcctcaataaaattctagcaatcagaatccaacaacacattagaaagatcatacaccatgaccaagtgggctttatcccagggatgcaaggattcttcaatatccacaaatcaatcaatgtaattcaccacattaacaaattgaaaagtaaaagccatatgatcatctcaatagacgcagagaaggcctttgacaaaattcaacatccatttatgataaaaactctccagaaagcaggaatagaaggaacatacctcaacataataaaagctatctatgacaaacccacagcaaacattatcctcaatggtgaaaatttgaaagcatttcccctaaagtcaggaacaagacaagggtgcccactttcaccgctactattcaacatagttctggaagttttggccacagcattcagagcagaaaaagaaataaaaggaatccaaattggaaaagaagaagtaaaacactcactgtttgcagatgacatgatcctctacatagaaaaccctaaagactccaccagaaaattactagagctcatcaatgaatatagcaaagttgcaggatataaaatcaacacacagaaatcccttgcattcctatacactaataatgagaaggtagaaaaagaaattaaggaaacaattccattcaccattgcaacgaaaagaataaaatacttaggaatatacctacctaaagaaactaaagacctatatatagaaaactataaaacactgatgaaagaaatcaaagaagacactaataggtggagaaatataccatgttcatggatcggaagaatcaatatcgtaaaaatgagtatactacccaaagcaatctacaaattcaatgcaatcgctatcaagctaccagcgatatttttcacagaactagaacaaatcatttcaagatttgtatggaaatacaaaaaacctagaatagccaaagcaatcttgagaaagaagaatggaactggaggaatcaacttgcctgacttcaggctctactacaaagccacagtcatcaagacagtatggtactggcacaaagacagaaatatagatcaatggaacaaaataggaagcccagagataaatccacacccctatggacaccttatctttgacaaaggaggcaagaatatacaatggagtaacgacaatctctttaacaagtggtgctgggaaaactggtcaaccacttgtaaaagaatgaaactagatcactttctaacacctcacacaaaaataaactcaaaatggattaaagatctaaatgtaagaccagaaactataaaactcctagaggagaacataggcaaaacactctctgacataaatcacagcaggatcctctatgatccaccccacCACCCCTACCCCAGAATTCtgcaaatgaaagcaaaaataaacaaatgggatctaattaaaatcaaaagcttctgcacaacaaaggaaactataagcaaggtgaaaagacagccttctgaatgggagaaaacaatagcaaatgaagaaactgacaaacaactaatctcaaaaatatacaagcaacttatgcaggtcaataccagaaaaataaacgacccaatcaaaaaatgggccaaagaactaaatagacatttctccaaagaagacatatggatggctaacaaacacatgaaaagatgatcaacatcactcattattagagaattgcaaatcaaaaccacaatgaggtaccacttcacaccagtcagaatgtctgtgatccaaaaatctgcaagcaataaatgctggagagggtgtggataaaagggaaccctcctacactgttggtgggaatgcaaactagtacagccactacggagaacagtgtggagattccttaaaaaattgcaaatacaactgccttatgacccagcaatcccactgcttggcatacacaccaaggaaactagaattgaaagagaaacatgtaccccaatgttcatcacagcactgtttataatagctaagacatggaaacaacctagatgtccatcagcagatgaatggataagaaagctgtggtacatatacacaagggagtattactcagccattaaaaagaatatatgtgaatcagttctaatgagaaggatgaaactggaggctattatacagagtgaagtaagccagaaagaaaaacaccaatacagtatactaacacatatatatggaatttagaaagatggcaatgatgaccctgtatgcaagatagcaaaagagacacagatgtgtagagtggacttttggactctgtgggagagggagagggtgggatgatttgggagaatggcagtgaaacatgtatactatcctgtaagaaacaaatagccagtctatgtccgatacAAGATACAGCAACCCCTGTCTTGGGTTGTCCCACAGCCATGGctgagtttcattgagttagacaaggctattgTCCTAGtgtaattagattgactagttttctgtgactatggtttcaatgtttctgccctctgatgccctcctgcaacacctaccatcttacttggttgctcttaccttgggcatggggtgtctcttcatggctgctccagcaaagcacagccgctgctccttaccttggatgagaggtatctcctcatggccgccttcctgaccttcaatgtgggatagctcctctaggccctcctgcgcccatgcagccaccactccttggatgttgtatggctcctcctggccgctgcccctggtcTCGGGCacagggtggctcctcttggccgtcCCTCCCAACTTCggacgcagggtggctcctcttggcctTCCCCCCACCACCTCCGAGGACCTCAGACATgaggtagctcctcccagctacctcccctgacctcagacgtgggatagctcctctcagctgttcctgcactgacacagcctggcactctcagccgtTGCCCcaaccttggacgtggggtaactcctcttggccactgcccttcgggcatggggtcctcccagcttctgcccctgacctcggacgtggggtagctcccctCTGCCATGCTTCGCGCAATGGTCCACAGCCgcctttccagcatcagtctttccaatgaatattcagggttgatttcccttaggattgactggtttgatcttgcagtccaagggactctgaagagtcttatccagcaccacaatttgaatcTATTATAATGCCTGAATCATTTGCCTCACTTTTGTCTCATCACATGGGCATTTTATAATCTCACATCATCATCATAAGAAGGATGAGAACATTACCTTAAGATATATCAAGAGAGAGACCACATTCacaatatttttattacagtatattgttataattgttctatttatCTATTATTAAACTCTTAcaagtgttgtgagagggcatcagaggcagacacactaaaaccataatcacagaaaactagtcagtctaatcacctggaccacagccttgtctaactcaatgaaactaagccatgccctgtggggccaaccaaagatgggcaggtcatggtggagaggtctgacagagcgtggtccactggagaagggaatgacaagccacttcagtatttttgccttgagaaccacatgaacagtatgaaaaggcaaaatgataggataccaaaagaggaactccccaggtcattaggtgcccaatatgctactggagatcagtggagaaatcactccagaaggaatgaagggatggagccaaagcaaaaacaatacccagctgtggatgtgactggtgagagaagcaaggtccgatgctgtaaagagcaatattgcataggaacctggaatgtcaggtccatgaatcaaggcaaattagaagtggtcaaacaagagatggcaagagtgaaactcgacattctaggaatcagtgaactaaaatggactggaatgggtgaatttaactcagatgaccattatatctactactgtgggcaggaatccctcagaagaaatggagtagccatcatggtcaacaaaagagtccaaaatgcagtacttgggtgcaatctcaaaaatgacagaatgatctctgttcatttccaaggcaaaccattcaatatcacggtaatccaagtctgtgccccaaccagtaacactgaagaagctgaagttgaacggttctatgaagacctacaagaccttttagaactaacacccaaaaaagatgtccttttcattataggggactggaatgcaaaagtaggaagtcaagaaacccctggagtaacaggcaaatttggccttggaatgtggaatgaagcaggggaaaggctaatagagttttgccaagaaaacgcactagtcatagcaaacatcctcttcaacaacacaagagaagactacacatggacatcaccagatggtcaacaccgaaatcagactgattatattctttgcacccaaagatggtgaagctctatacagtcaacaaaaaaaaaaaaaaaacaggagctgactgtggctcagatcgtgaaccccttattgccaaattcagacttaaattgaagaaagtagggaaaaccgctagaccattcagctatgacctaaatcaaatcccttatgattatacagtggaagtgagaaatagattctagggactagatctgatagacagagtgcctgatgaactatggatggaggtttgtgacattgtacaagagatgggatcaggaccatccccatggaaaagaaatgtcaaaaagcaaaatggctctctgaggaggccttacaaatagctgtgaaaaggagagaggcgaaaagcaaaggagaaaaggaaagatataagcatctgaatgcagagttccaaagaatagcaagaagagataagaaagccttcttcagcgatcaatgcaaagaaatagaggaaaacaacataatgggaaagactagagatctcttcaagaaaattagagataccaagggaatatttcatgcaaagatgggctcgataaaggacagaaatggtctggacctaacagaagcagtagatattaagaagaggtggcaagaatacactgaagaactccacaaaaaagatcttcacgacccagataatcacgatggtgtgatcactcatctcgagccagacatcctggaatgtgaagtcaagtgggccttagaaagcatcactatgaacaaagctagtggaggtgatgcaattccagttgagctagttcaaatcctgaaagatgatgctgggaaagtgctacactcaatatgccagcaaatttggaaaactcagcagtggccacaggactggaaaaggtcagttttcattccaattccaaagaaaggcaatgccaaagaatgctcaaactaccacaaggttgcactcatctcacacgctagtaaagaaatgctcaaaattctccaagccaggcttcagcaatacatgaactgtggacttcctgatgttcaagctggttttagaaaaggcagaggaaccagagatcaaattgccaacatctgctggatcatggaaaaagcaacagacttccagaaaaacatctatttctgctttattgactatgccaaagcctttcactgtgtggatcacaataaagtgtggaaaattctgaaagagatgggaataccagaccacctgagctgccttttgagaaatctgcatgcaggtcaggaagcaacagttagaactggacatggaacaacagactggttccaactaggaaaaggagtacgtcaaggctgtgtattgtcaccctgcttatttaacttatttgcagagtacatcatgagaaacactggactggaagaaacacaagctggaatcaagaattccaggagaaatatcaatgacaccacccttatggcagaaagtgaagaggagctaaaaagcctcttgatgaaagagaaagaggagagtgaaaaagttggcttaaagctcaacattcagaaaacgaagatcatggcatctggtcccatcacttcatgggaaatagatcgggaaacagtggaaacagtgttagactttattttgggggggcttcaaaatcactgcagatggtgactgcagccatgaaattaaaaaacacttactccttggaagaaaagttatgaccaacctagatagcatattcaaaagcagatatattactttgccgactaaggtccatcaaggctatggtttttccagtagtcatgtatggatgtgagagttggactgtgaagaaggctgagcgccgaagaattgttgcgtttgaactgtggtgttggagaagactcttgagagtcccttggactgcaaggagatccaaccagtccattctgaaggagttcagccctgggatttctttggaaggaatgatgctaaagcttaaactccagtcctttggccagctgatgcaaagagttgattcattggaaaagactttgatgctgggagggattgggggcaggaggagaaggggacgacagaggatgagatggctggatggcatcactgactcgatggacatgagtctgagtgaactccggaatttggtgatggacagggaggcctggcatgctgctattcttggggtctcaaagggctggacatgacttagcgactgaatgaactgagctgaactgatgctgaagcttcaatactttgcctacctgatgtgaagagccaactctttggagaagactctaatgctgagaaagattgaaggccggaggagaaaaaggtgacagaggatgaaatggttggatagcatcacttactcaatggacatgagttgaacaagctctgggagatagtgaagtacagggaaccCTGTTGTCctgcagtctatgtggttgcaaagagtcagacatgagttagcgactgaataacaataacaacaatgtagTATTTGGTTACTATTGACCTTCTGATGACACCTCAAAAGGAGGCATATCCACTTTATGTGATCCCAGATCACTGAGACATGATGATGTGGATGGCTGGATATCTAGAGCAGACAATGTCAGTCACTAAGGATCCTCAGAGGGATGAAGCAGGACAGCAAAAGATTTCATCACATTCCTTGGAATGGCAAAGAATTTAAATGTGAATTGtttgtttctggaattctccgTTTGATATTTTCAGACTGTGGTTGACCGCAGGTAAGTGAAACTCTGGAAATAAAAACTGTGGATAAGAGGAAacaactgtatataaaatatgatatatattgCAGTATATTgcagttccttggactgcaaggatatctcacctgtcaatcctaaaggaatattcactggatagactgatgctgatgctgaaactccaatgctttggccacctgatgcaaagagccgactcattggaaaagatcctgatgctgagaaagattgaaggtgggaggagaagaggatgacaggggatgagatggttggatggcatcactgacacaatggacatgagtttgagtaggctcctggagttggtgatggacagggaatcctggcatactgaagtccatggggtcgcaaaaagtcagacacgactgaatgactgaactgagctgatattgCAGTAAAAACGGATGAATacaagaatattttctttatcaaAGATAAAAAGCATGATCGATATGCTAGGAACTGTTTCCTAAGTTATTTCCTATATTAACATGTTTAactgatatataaaaatacagtgaaatattgAAGTATTACTACCTCCATTTTGCATAATGAATTATTATTAGCTCCATTATTACCTCCACTGGGTATAGAGAATGTGTATaaaaacctaatttaaaaaaaaaaaagggatgttGCTTCCGAACATCCTGCTCACTGGTACACCAGGGGTTGAAAAAACTACATTAGGCAAAGAACTTGCATCAAGATCAGGACTGAAAGACGTTAATGTGGGTGATTTAGCTCGAGAAGTTTGATCACCGGATATCATGGAGTCTGGCAAGATGGCTTCTCCCAAGAGCATGCCGAAAGATGCACAGGTGATGGCACAAATCCTGAAGGATATGGGGATTACAGAATATGAACCAAGAGTTATAAATCAGATGTTGGAGTTTGCCTTCCGATATGTAACCACAATTCTAGATGATGCCAAAATTTATTCAAGTCATGCTAAGAAAGCTACTGTTGACGCAGATGATGTGCGGTTGGCAATCCAGTGTCGTGCTGACCAGTCTTTCACCTCTCCTCCACCAAGAGATTTTTTATTAGATATTGCaaggcaaagaaatcaaaccGCTTTGCCATTGACCAAGCCATACTCAGGTCCTAGATTGCCACCTGATAGGTATTGCTTGACTGCTCCAAATTATAGACTTAAGTCTTTACAAAAAAAGGCATCTACTTCTGCAGGAAGAATAACGGTTCCACGGTTAAGTGTTGGTTCAGTTACTAGCAGACCAAGTACTCCCACGCTTGGCACACCAACCCCACAAGCCATGTCTGTTTCAACTAAAGTAGGGACTCCAGTGTCCCTCACAGGGCAAAGGTTCACAGTACAGATGCCCACTTCACAGTCCCCAGctgt
The Ovis canadensis isolate MfBH-ARS-UI-01 breed Bighorn chromosome 12, ARS-UI_OviCan_v2, whole genome shotgun sequence genome window above contains:
- the LOC138415909 gene encoding transcription initiation factor TFIID subunit 9-like, with protein sequence MESGKMASPKSMPKDAQVMAQILKDMGITEYEPRVINQMLEFAFRYVTTILDDAKIYSSHAKKATVDADDVRLAIQCRADQSFTSPPPRDFLLDIARQRNQTALPLTKPYSGPRLPPDRYCLTAPNYRLKSLQKKASTSAGRITVPRLSVGSVTSRPSTPTLGTPTPQAMSVSTKVGTPVSLTGQRFTVQMPTSQSPAVKASIPATSAVQNVLTNPLIGSKNILITTNMVSSQNTANETSNTLKRKHDDDDDDDDDYDNL